One part of the Streptomyces ferrugineus genome encodes these proteins:
- a CDS encoding pyridoxamine 5'-phosphate oxidase family protein gives MAHQPRRPTASRSDNPWPVSTAPAPRRTIELAPDEALRLLGSIPIGRIIFTRHALPTARPVNHVLDAGDIIIRTHEGAALVSSAQQGGPQGIVVAYEADDIDIESRLGWSVVATGYCRLVTDPAQVARYQTMLHTWSDQHMDQVVRIHPDLVTGIRLVAADGAT, from the coding sequence ATGGCGCACCAGCCACGCCGCCCCACCGCGAGCCGGTCCGACAACCCATGGCCGGTCTCGACTGCGCCCGCGCCACGTCGCACCATCGAGCTGGCCCCGGACGAGGCGCTGCGGCTGCTCGGCAGCATCCCCATCGGGCGGATCATCTTCACCCGGCACGCGCTGCCCACCGCCCGCCCGGTCAACCACGTCCTCGACGCCGGGGACATCATCATCCGCACCCACGAGGGCGCCGCGCTGGTCTCGTCCGCCCAGCAGGGCGGTCCGCAGGGGATCGTCGTCGCCTACGAGGCCGACGACATCGACATCGAATCCCGCCTCGGCTGGAGCGTCGTCGCCACCGGCTACTGCCGGCTGGTCACCGACCCGGCACAGGTGGCCCGTTACCAGACGATGCTCCACACCTGGTCGGACCAGCACATGGACCAGGTCGTACGGATCCACCCCGATCTGGTCACCGGCATCAGACTCGTCGCGGCGGACGGCGCGACCTGA
- a CDS encoding hemerythrin domain-containing protein, whose translation MCEYCGCQALETIDELTMEHERVVHLISHVRDAHRDGEVTRMAQLAREIAAVLGPHTQVEEQGLFPVMAAEFPEKIAALEAEHRRIEAVLAEADGPFLADPTWPGRLIETLGLLREHILKEQDGVFPAALALLDPEQWEAVEAVRARAGNRLPQPSP comes from the coding sequence ATGTGCGAGTACTGCGGCTGCCAGGCGCTGGAAACGATCGACGAGCTGACCATGGAGCACGAGAGGGTCGTCCACCTCATCAGCCACGTCCGCGACGCCCACCGCGACGGCGAGGTCACACGCATGGCGCAGCTGGCCCGGGAGATCGCCGCCGTCCTCGGCCCGCACACCCAGGTCGAGGAGCAGGGCCTGTTCCCGGTGATGGCCGCCGAGTTCCCCGAGAAGATCGCCGCACTGGAGGCCGAGCACCGCAGGATCGAGGCCGTGCTGGCCGAGGCCGACGGACCGTTCCTGGCCGATCCCACCTGGCCCGGCCGGCTGATCGAGACGCTCGGCCTGCTGCGCGAGCACATCCTCAAGGAGCAGGACGGCGTCTTCCCCGCCGCACTGGCCCTGCTGGACCCCGAACAGTGGGAGGCCGTCGAGGCGGTCCGCGCCCGCGCCGGCAACCGGCTGCCGCAGCCCTCGCCGTGA
- a CDS encoding nitrate/nitrite transporter: protein MLQPSRNHSGAPVASVSGRAWLMLTLATVGFALNFWAWALLSPLGPRFKDSLDLSSFQQSLLVAVPVVVGSLGRIPVGALTDRFGGRVMFPLVSAATIVPVLYLGLAGHSSLAALLAGGFFLGIGGTAFAVGVPFVSAWFPPERRGLAIGIFGAGMGGTAISALTTVKLVDAHGMANPFLITAAVLAAYAVVAALVLRDAPGRQVPTEPLAHRLTATLRLGVTWQASALYAVAFGGYVAFSVYLPTYLKTGYGLTQADAANRMAGFVLLAVAMRPVGGWLSDRIGPVRVLTGSLGVVLAGAFAQSFTPSLAPVGTIACLAMAGALGAGSGAVFALVALLAPADKVGSVTGVVGAAGGLGGFVPPLVMGSLYGAYGSYAIGLALLAVVAAAALAFTGTGVRHAVTRTRRVLATQPH, encoded by the coding sequence ATGCTTCAGCCGTCGAGAAACCACAGCGGCGCACCGGTGGCGTCCGTGTCCGGGCGGGCCTGGCTGATGTTGACGCTGGCCACGGTCGGCTTCGCCCTCAACTTCTGGGCCTGGGCGCTGCTCAGCCCCCTCGGCCCCAGGTTCAAGGACAGCCTGGACCTGAGCTCGTTCCAGCAGTCCCTGCTGGTGGCGGTGCCGGTGGTCGTCGGCTCGCTGGGCCGGATCCCGGTCGGGGCGCTGACCGACCGGTTCGGCGGCCGGGTGATGTTCCCGCTCGTCTCGGCCGCCACCATCGTGCCCGTCCTCTACCTCGGCCTGGCCGGTCACTCCTCGCTGGCGGCGCTGCTGGCCGGCGGCTTCTTCCTCGGCATCGGGGGCACCGCGTTCGCGGTCGGCGTGCCCTTCGTCAGCGCCTGGTTCCCGCCCGAGCGGCGAGGTCTGGCGATCGGGATCTTCGGCGCCGGCATGGGCGGCACTGCGATCAGCGCCCTGACCACGGTCAAGCTGGTCGACGCCCATGGCATGGCCAACCCGTTCCTGATCACCGCCGCCGTCCTGGCCGCGTACGCGGTCGTGGCCGCGCTCGTCCTGCGTGACGCGCCCGGCCGCCAGGTGCCCACCGAGCCGCTGGCCCACCGGCTGACCGCCACCCTGCGCCTCGGCGTCACCTGGCAGGCGTCCGCGCTCTACGCGGTGGCCTTCGGCGGCTACGTCGCCTTCTCGGTCTACCTGCCCACCTACCTCAAGACCGGCTACGGCCTCACCCAGGCCGACGCGGCCAACCGCATGGCCGGCTTCGTGCTGCTCGCGGTGGCCATGCGGCCGGTCGGCGGCTGGCTGTCGGACCGCATCGGGCCGGTCCGGGTGCTCACCGGATCGCTGGGCGTGGTGCTCGCGGGGGCGTTCGCGCAGTCCTTCACCCCGTCCCTGGCACCGGTCGGCACCATCGCCTGCCTCGCCATGGCCGGCGCGCTCGGCGCGGGCAGCGGAGCCGTGTTCGCCCTGGTGGCCCTGCTGGCCCCGGCCGACAAGGTCGGCTCCGTCACCGGCGTCGTCGGCGCCGCCGGCGGACTGGGCGGGTTCGTCCCGCCGCTGGTGATGGGCTCGCTGTACGGCGCGTACGGCAGCTACGCGATCGGCCTGGCCCTGCTGGCCGTCGTCGCGGCCGCGGCCCTGGCCTTCACCGGCACCGGCGTACGCCACGCGGTCACCCGCACCCGCCGCGTCCTCGCCACCCAACCGCACTGA
- a CDS encoding pyridoxamine 5'-phosphate oxidase family protein, with the protein MFHNDGFRALDRQECLRLLAKVPVGRIVYTRQALPAVLPVNFSLDTDSAVLLRSTASSDLVRATDGSVVAFEADDFDAVRCSGWSVVVTGRATVVTDPAEHERLSRHGPSSWVVAEDGVFVRIEPELVTGREIIGTRN; encoded by the coding sequence ATGTTCCACAACGACGGCTTTCGCGCACTTGACCGGCAGGAGTGTCTGCGCCTGCTGGCCAAGGTGCCGGTCGGCCGCATCGTGTACACCCGGCAGGCACTGCCCGCGGTCCTGCCCGTCAACTTCTCGCTGGACACGGACTCCGCCGTGCTGCTGCGCAGCACGGCGTCCTCGGACCTCGTCCGTGCGACCGACGGGTCCGTGGTCGCCTTCGAGGCGGACGACTTCGATGCCGTCCGGTGCTCGGGGTGGAGCGTGGTCGTCACCGGCCGGGCCACGGTGGTGACGGACCCCGCCGAACACGAACGGCTGTCCCGGCACGGCCCGAGCTCCTGGGTGGTCGCCGAGGACGGCGTCTTCGTCCGCATCGAGCCCGAGCTGGTCACCGGCCGGGAGATCATCGGCACGCGGAACTGA
- a CDS encoding Acg family FMN-binding oxidoreductase, translating to MRTPVLDAAAVETLLAAAVAAPSIHNTQPWRFRMDPDTWTLEIRTAPERSLPLTDPEGRAQHVSVGAAVFNLRLAAARLGRRPQVRLLPDPGRPELLATLHLTGPAVPDTDHAREPDLYGAIARRHTSRLPFTGRPVPEPVVAAMTGAAHTEGARMQVPDIIETRRLLRLTAVAETRNHAHPARTAETRTWINAPAAHSPYGIPLAALGPPDAAGRMPVRDFTGPLPAPRLPALRFERHAQVGLLWTAHDRPEDWLRAGQALQRVLLTATAHGVRTSMLHQAMEWPDLRAAMSGPRRRCRPQLLIRFGYGPDGGRTPRASGEAATT from the coding sequence GTGCGCACCCCGGTCCTGGACGCGGCCGCTGTGGAGACACTGCTGGCAGCGGCCGTAGCCGCCCCGTCGATCCACAACACCCAGCCCTGGCGTTTCCGTATGGACCCCGACACCTGGACGCTGGAGATCCGTACGGCGCCGGAGCGGTCATTGCCGCTGACCGACCCCGAGGGACGCGCCCAGCATGTCTCGGTGGGTGCCGCGGTGTTCAACCTGCGCCTCGCCGCGGCCCGTCTGGGCCGACGCCCGCAGGTACGGCTGCTGCCCGACCCGGGCAGGCCCGAACTGCTCGCCACCCTTCACCTGACCGGTCCGGCCGTGCCGGACACCGACCACGCGCGGGAGCCGGACCTCTACGGTGCGATCGCGCGACGGCACACCAGCAGGCTGCCGTTCACCGGCCGCCCGGTGCCCGAGCCGGTCGTGGCCGCGATGACCGGGGCCGCGCACACCGAGGGCGCGCGGATGCAGGTGCCCGACATCATCGAAACCCGGCGACTGCTGCGTCTGACCGCCGTGGCCGAGACGCGCAACCACGCCCACCCGGCGCGCACCGCGGAAACCCGCACCTGGATCAACGCCCCGGCGGCGCACAGTCCGTACGGCATCCCGCTCGCCGCCCTCGGCCCGCCGGACGCGGCCGGCCGGATGCCGGTGCGCGACTTCACCGGCCCGCTGCCGGCGCCGCGGCTGCCGGCCCTCCGCTTCGAGCGTCACGCCCAGGTGGGCCTGCTGTGGACCGCGCACGACCGGCCGGAGGACTGGCTGCGCGCGGGCCAGGCCCTGCAACGCGTGCTGCTGACCGCGACCGCGCACGGGGTGCGCACCTCGATGCTGCACCAGGCCATGGAGTGGCCGGACCTGCGGGCGGCGATGAGCGGACCGAGGCGTCGGTGCCGCCCCCAGCTGCTGATCCGATTCGGCTACGGTCCCGACGGCGGCCGCACTCCGCGCGCCTCCGGAGAGGCGGCCACGACCTGA